A region of the Lachancea thermotolerans CBS 6340 chromosome E complete sequence genome:
TTTAACGCGCCCCGGCCTTCGACGGATGCTTCGCTGTCGTCGTTCCTGAACATAACAGAGGGGCAGAACCAAAACGCGGGGCCGGGCCCTTCCCAGTCACTGCAGCAGTCGCAGCAGCGGCCGCTAAACCATCTACAACAGTCACAACAGCAGCCACAATCACAGCAGGCGCAGGCCCAGCAGGGATCAAGCCAAGCTCCGCGCCCTGACTTTGGGCCGTATAGCAGGGGGTATTCCATcatcagcaacttctggcCTGGCAGCTCTTCTGCAGGCCCAAACCACGGCCCTCCTGCGCCTCACGAAGCAGGTGGTCAGTTTACCACTACGCGGCGCCAGAGCGAACAACTGGAACCATTCATGCCTCGCTTCAAAACACCAAGCTTTTCCTCGGGAAGATCGGGATCGAACCAAATGCAACAGCCGCCGGTGCCTCCGCCTAGCGGCCGAGGCAGTGACTTGTTGATACCGGGGTCCAAGCGGAACTCTATTTTCTTCGGTGGTACTGACCCGTCAGATATAGACTTTTTTAACCCGGGCAAGCGAGATTCTCAAGTAATGATGAGGCCACCACATATCCTGCCGCAACGGAATAGTTCTTCGGGAATTCTTGGAATTCCCCGCACTGGAAACAGCTTGAACGGAACTGGTACAGGAGACGCCGGTGTCCCCCCTCCAGCAGGCGATTCAGATTTAGATGCTATATTCAACCAGGGCTTGAATTCTCGCAAAAACTCTATGAAGTTTTCTGCAGATGACTTCGACTTCGACTTCAAAAGACGCGATTCTTCTTTAAGAGGTACTTTAGACAATAACGCTTACGTGCCGTCGGCTCCGCTAATACCTAACAGTGCCAAGCCAACCGGTATGAACGATCTTAATGCTAAGAAAAATAGTGGTAGGGACTCACCGACACATAAGGCTGCCGATGAAGATGTCGAGGCTCGTATTCATAAGCACTTGACTCCAATGCTCCAAGGAGATAACAACGAAGCTACACTTAAACATGAAGACGACGGGTCAAAAAAGAGGCGTAAAGTCGATGAAAAGCCATCAACAGAAAAATCAGATTCAATGAAAAACCTGATGAATTACCTCGAGCCCAGGGACCCACTATTGGTATCAGATGACGGCAGGCCGCTTCTCGGTGCAACAAAGGTGGACCAATTAATGCTCATGATTCAAGCCCGCAAAAAAGGTGTAACTGATCGCATCCCTCGTAGTGCTGACGGGTCGTTACTCTTGGAGGATGCGCCTTCCATTATTCCACCTGCCAGTGAATTAGTTGGTGGCGTTGAAAAACCCAAGGCCCGCGGAGCCAAGCAACACGAATGCCCTTACTGCCATAAGTGTTTCACCCAATCAACGCACTTGGAAGTGCATGTTAGGTCTCATATTGGATATAAACCGTTTCAATGTGAGTATTGTGGAAAACGCTTTACACAAGGTGGCAATCTTCGGACTCATGTCCGTTTACATACAGGCGAGAAGCCTTATGAGTGTGAAAAATGCGGCCGAAGGTTTTCTAGGAAGGGAAACCTAGCCGCTCATAGACTAACTCatgaaaatttgaaaccttttcaCTGTAAGCTCGATGGCTGCAACAAGAGCTTTACGCAATTAGGAAACATGAAGGCGCACCAAAATCGCTTCCATTTACAAACCCTAAACGAACTCACGCAAAGATTAGCCGAGATGGACCCTAACGAGAACATAGCGCCAGcagagaaagagcttcttgattATTTTGCTGACCTCTATAAGAACTCCAACAGGGGTATCAAAGGTAGAGGTAAAGGGAACACGCGGGTAGCTCCTGCCGTAATAGCGCCTACTATGAAAACTCCTCAGGATGCGCCCACAAACCAAAGTCTGACCAAGGTTCGAAACCAAGACGCCTCATTAGTAGCTGCTAAGGCTTTAGACCCAACCAAACCTTTGCATCCTGCATCTCACTCTGATCTAACCTATAATATGTGCGCGCCTAGAAATGATGGGAACGCTCCCATTCCTCAAGAGCCTAGATCCGATCCCGCTAGTACTGCATCAGTCCCAGAAACTAACGAGTTCACGTTCGCTTTGGATCAAGATATGAAAGTTGAGCCTAACGCTTCTTTCCACAACAACACCAACGGTAACTCAGATGTGCATTTCAAAAACGTGTCTTTTCATAGTTGAAGCATCAAGGACTAAACAGGCAATAAGCAATAACACAGGAGAACGGCTCACCAAACTAATACTCTCGACGAACCCAGTGAGCCGCTTAAAGAGGCTGTTTGTAATATTACAGATTTTTATGTTATATTGATGTTGTAGTTGATATTCGGGGGCGACGCGTCAAATTAATGTGACACGAAATTTTTATGCATCATGATTTGAATTAAAGACCCAATAGGAGCTCGTAAAGAGCATATGAACTCCGATCCGTGACTCTAGCCAACAACCCAACTTCAAACAGAGCAGAGAAGAGCAGTAATGAGGATATCCTTAAGCTTGAATGCATTCGTTTCCCCAATATCAGTCACTAGTCGAAAGTCCTTCGAAAAGTTGGACAAGACACCCTCGACTGTCTTCCAGTACTACTATCAACTGCAGCTGAAATCACTCAATAGAAGTGGCCTGCCAGCAGACATATTAGAACCCGTGAACACCGGTCACAATTCTCTGCGAAGGTACGTACGAAAAGAATGGGAGTCGCTTTCgatgtcaaagaagagggTATACCACGCGTTGTATTTCCATTTTATAAAACTCAATTATAAGGAGCTTGCACCGGAAGAATTTGCAAAGCGTTTAGAGCTACCGATTCCAATCTCAAGTGAATATTTGCTTTTCCGCAACAAGTTTAAATTGGAATTCGATAGAATTTGGAAAGAACAGTGCAAAAAAGACCATCACGGGCGCTCTCGTAGAATTTACTTAAGGACTGGCCCTTCTAATTTACTGAAAGCCTCAAGGACCATAAAAGGGACTGAGAGCGGTTTCGATTATGACTCCACAAggcaatttcaagaaatgtgTCGCCAATGCAGGAAAGTATGGCGAGACAAGGTTACCAGCGACCAGAAGGCACAGATGGTCGAAATATTGCAAAAAAACAGGCAAGAATTCAAACTGAAGCTGGAACAGGAGGTGAAAATACTTGATAGCCTTCAGAatgctcttcaaaaatatttggcTGGCCCAAGCGCTAAAATAAGCACAGCGTTAGATTTCGAACGCCCTGTAACACAGTCGCACCACAGCGTAATTGCACTCTTGCTTGCGACTGGGAAGAAGGATTAATTTGGTTTACTTTTATTTTAAGATATAATATATTATAATTATCGCCCTACCAACACCTGAACGTTGAAACTCACGGACTTTGTAAACGTGCCAGCTCCCGCTTGTTTCGAATCAGGAGGATCAACTAAGGTTGCTTGACACGTTACTTGGCCCTCTTTCTCAAATCCCAAAGATGCAAGAACGCCCCTAATCATTCCACATGGAACGTGAAGAAAGGGCTCTATCAACTTTTGTTCCTGATCGCTAAGATCTTCCTCTAACGTGAAAGGCTCGATCGGCTTGTAGTTGTAATCAAGCAGGTAGAATGTGCCCCGGTGATTGGTTTTCAGATTGTCTATTTGTTTACCGAAGACTTGTTTCCACACGTCTCGACACACAAATTTCATAACGCTCAGTAAATCCATATCTTTAAAGCTCAAATTTGGATTGTTGCTGAAAATAAGCAGTTGTGATAGCTTTTGTCCAAGCTGGAATCCTATATTCTCCAGCCGTGTTTTTATCCTTGTCTGTTGGTCCTGATCAGCTGCTAAGTAATCTTTAAGCAGCTTATGGGATGCATCCCCTTGTTGCGACTCCAAAGCGAGCTTCGAATCCAGCTCAGCCTCCAGTTGACCAGTAGCATCTTCTTTGTGATGTGTTAAGCTCTTTTCGACACTTATAGCTAATGGAACTGCCTCATTTAGCAGCATGCGATATATTGTCTCGTCAACTTTAGGAAGggattcttgaaaaagctggaaTTGCAGCTGCAGCCTCTGATGCTCATTCACTTCAGATGCTAGACCCGAATCTCCCATGAGTTTAAAATAAAGCTTTATAGAATTGTTTCAAAGTAATGTAGGATTACTTCATTTTCTGGATTTCCACAATCATAACGCCTCTCCTATCCACTGATATCAACAAAAAGGAGAACGAAAGGCGTCAATTGCAGTGTGAGACTAACATCAGTTTGAGATGAGTTCCGAGCTGTCAATTGGGAACGAAATCAAGGATGGCCATAAGGAAACATACAAATGGGTCCTAAATAATATTAAATGGCTCTCTGAACTCGAAGCATTTTATAGAGATCGAgcgaagcttgaaaaagagtaCAGCGAAAAGCTAACGCACTTGGCGAAAGAGTACTttggcaagaaaagcgCATCAACCGTTTCACTTTCAGTGGGAGACATGCCAACAACAACGCCTGGCTCTCTAGAAGCCGCATCACTTGTGGCTTGGAACGAGGTGCTGTCACAGACAGAAATGATCTCTAAAGATCACAACCAGCTGTCTCAAGAGTTTGAGTTCCAAGTTGCAGATCAAATTGTGGctctttccaagaagtgTGAACTTTTGCTTACGTCTATCAACGGATTTAATACCGAACTAACCGAGAAGAGGGACAAGGCTTATTCCAATCTTGATAAGGCCAAGAAAACCTATGATGAGAAGTGTGTTCAGATGGAGTCTGCGCGGGCAAAGCAGACGAAGACTTCGAGTGACAAAGCCCGGCGGAAAGCTGACGAGCGAGAACATGAGATGAACATTGCAAAAAACCATTATCTTATTACTATCAGCCAAGCCAATAGAATCAAAGACAAATactattttcaagatgtgcctgaagttcttgatcttctgcAGGACTTACATGAATCCCGCACTCGAGTGATGAATTCAATATGGATTTCTGCAGGCGCAGTGGAGAGAGAGATGAACAAGAGAATAGATTCCAGGCTTACTACTGTTGATTCTGTGGTTAGCCAGAATAAAGCTAACCTTGACACAACCATGTTCGTCAAGCATAACTTGAAAGAGTGGAAAGAACCGCCTGATTTCCAGTATGTTCCATCATCAGTGTGGCACGACGATGAGCACTTTGTTGTCCCCTCCAATATTGAGCTTCAAGACCTGAAAGTGAGATTGGCGAAGGCCCAACAACTTTATGATCAAATGAACTCCTTTTCCCAGTCAGAAATATCAGGCCTAAGCTCTCTgaacaagcaaaaaaagGAGATAAAAGCCCAAGAGAATGTTGACGCTCAGAGTCTCTTAGCATTACTCACAAAATATACAAATGTGGTGTCATCCTACACATCCCATGAAACATTCAAGGTGGAGGCAGAGGTTGAGATCGAAAGTATTCAGAATAATGTCGCAGAAGAACATGATCTCAATACCGAAGATATCGATTTATCAAATTTACGCAAGAAGTCTGGCGTTTTCAACAGATTCAAAAAAAGCCTTACCATTTCTTCTGACAAAAAGTCGACCCACCAGGACGGAGGCGACGCCGTTTCGGTTTTATCGTCAGAATCCAAAGCCAAGCATCACAACAGATTTTCTCTGTTCAAAGGCAGAGACCGTGCTCAAAGTAGTGCATCAGGAGCCTCAGAGGTTACAAGCAGTAACATGAACTCCATTCAGGATTCTTCGGAGCACAATAAGAATCGCGTTTTGTTCcaatatcaaaaacaagacaATGACGAAGTTAGTGTTAGCCCAGGTAATGCTATTAGCTTACTGACCGCCGACTCCGGTAGTGGGTGGACAAGGATCAAAAATGACAGTACTGGAGAGGCAGGGCTCGTCCCAACGTCATATATCGAGATCAACGAAAAACCCCGTTCTAGCGCTCCTCGAGCCCCGCCCCCTAGAAAGTCCGGCAATGCTGCTCGTACAGTTAAGGCGCTTTTTGATTACGAAGCGCAAGGTGATGATGAAATTTCTATCCGTCAAGGGGACTTGATATCTGTTTTAAAAGCTGACGATGGCAGTGGCTGGACTTATGGAGAACTGAATGGTCAAAAAGGACTCTTCCCAACTAACTACTGCCAGTGAAATCTATGCAATAAAAGCTAAACTCAAATCTTGGGATCGTTTAATTCGCAGGTATCGTTGAAATAACGTCGGTTCGGGACTTGAACAAATGCTACTACGGGGATTAGAGTCGGTatggtcacgtgatcacAAATACTCTAGCCTCAGGGTTCAGTGGAGGTCTCAATCTTTCGCTTTAACCTTTTTTTCGGTAGTGCTCGTACACGAAAATTGCAAAAGTCCAGGAAATACTATAAAGGGGCGATGATGTATGATTATTTCGGACCTCACAACCCATAACCGGGGAGCTGAGTTTGCTGTGTGTAACAACTAGACTGTATCCTTCGGAATCAAGCTGTTGAAACGGTTTTCACAGCCCACTAAAATGTCTGCTGCAGAACCTAACCACGGAGTAAGTTCCGGCGAGCGCAATAATCTAACTGGGCAAGGCGCTGAGGACAgacaagctcaacaaggtCTTCCAGGGACCTATGGCCACAGAGCAAACGAAAATGAACCGTTACTTAGAGAAACGCAAGCGAAGCCTTCACATAGGTCCATTGGACAGGTGCCAACGGATGGTCATCTTCCAAATGAGATTGAGGGTTCGCAAGGGAGACAATTCAAAACCCGGCAAAAGTACCGAGTTTTTGTGCAGGATTCAAAAATTATCTTGAATGTGTTAATTTTTATCAACCTTGTGTGGCTGATAACAACCTTTATCATGGActactttttcaatattggATTTTTGCATTTTAGCAAGAGGCTTACGAGTTTCAACGATCTTTGTTTGATCTTTGTTTCCATTGTCGCGAACTCGGTCAACTTGTGGTCGAACCGTGTGGGGCTGTACTCCACTCTGGACCAAGGTCTTAAcgttgttttgtttttcatgACCTTGTTCAACCTCTTTTTAACTCTAATAATAGGCTACACGAGAAGGAGGTTGGGTTTTGTTGGAGCCTTCACTTATATTTGGGCAGCGTTGACCTTTTTTGCGGGTGCTGTGTTGGACTGGTACTTATACTACTACTTCAAGGAGTTTCATGCTGCGGAGGAAGAAATCGAAGAATCTCCTTCCCCAAGTGGCTCAAGGCATACTATGAAAGAGTGGGTGTCAATTGGTGCGCGCAACTTTGTAAAGTGTGCCATTTTCGTCTTCTATGTTTTCTTCACACTAAACACATTGCTATACACAATTGATGTTGGTCGCGTCACCAGAGGTGTCAAGGATGTTTCTGCTAAAGCTTCGGCTTCTTATGATGCTTTCCACTGGGTCGACAAAGAGCACACCTACCAGCTACACATAACTTGTTATGGCGACTTTTCTGCCACAGATGAGGATCGCCAACCTGTAATTCTTTTCGATCATGGCAGTTTAGACACAGCCTTCCTTTCTGCGACCTGGATTCAAGAACTGTATCATCTAAACAGAGTTGAGCGCTACTGCACTTACGAGAGACCAGGATATGGTCTCTCCGACTCTGCCCCTGCCCCCATCTCGATCGCTATGGTCGCGGATGCTTTAAGCTATGCTTTGATCAAAGATGCAAAAATAAAGGGGCCATTCACCACAGTTGGCTACGACATTGGGGGACTTTTTACTCAGGTTTTCACCGCTAAGAACTTGGACAAAGTTGAATCGatgcttcttgttgagtCGTGGCATGAAGACATTTTACTTAAAAACTACCTTCAAAGACTTTTACCTCCAGATAATGACAGCAAAGATCCGGATGACATTAGTAAGCTGCCTATTGAAATTAAGAGGCATAATGGTTTCAAGCTTTGGTGGCAAGGAATTTGGTCCACTCTTGGAATAAAGCTTCAAACTTCATGGCTTCTCGCTCACCACGGCTCGAAGGAGAGAATACTGGGACGCGATATGCAATATCAAGGAAAGTTCATAAGGgccaaatttttggaaagcGTCACAAGCTCTCTATTAAGCTACAAGGATGTTCTCAATAGCaaggagaagttgaaagatGTTAAAACGAGTGTGGCAAGCTCTAATCAACTCATAAAAAAGTCGCCACAGTGGGGTAATTGGCAAAGAGATATTACTAGAATTTCCTCAAAGACTCAAGAGTGGAAAATTCTCAATGGCGGACACGAAGTTTACAAATTCGGCAGTGCTAAGCAAGAGCTCCAGGATGTCCTTCTGAGACTTATTGGAGATAAGGACCGTTATTAAGCAATGAAGAGCTATCCCAAGAGCTTCTGCGATTagttcaagttcagaaTTTTGAGCGAGCTCGTGTAAAGCGCTCGAAGTACATAATTGTCTGTAAGCTTGGCTTATAATTTATGCTAGCCATCTAAAATGAGCCTATTCGTATTATAAAGATAACTAAAAAGCCGTTGCTTACTCGCTCTCCTGAGCCATGTCAATATCCTTAACATCATCCGCCAACACTTCAAAATCGTTCTCATCGCTATCCATATCACTGTCCAGAGAGGCCTCTAAGTCGCAGCTCGACCTACAGTTGGGACATACGAATTGTGGATAAGTAGTCATCACCAGTCTGCGAACGCACTGGTAATGCCAACTATGGGAGCATGGAGATATAAATATAGCCTGACAAGGTTTGATTTTTGATAGACAAATTGAACAGTCCTCCTCTTCAAGACCGCTTGTCATTTTTTGTAAATTCTTGAGTCTTTGCAAGGCTTCACGATTGAATCTCATTGCGCGGCGTTTCCAAGACCTGTTCAATTCGACCCTCATCTTGACGCTCCGGTAAATTTCTTCAGTGCCGCCTCTGAAGTCCAAACCTAGCTGAATGACATCCCCATCTTGTATGGGAGTATCCTTTGACATTGTAGAGGCAGGAGCCAGCCTGTGGTGGTTCAAAAAAGTACCGGACGATGATCTGACGTCTCTGATATACCAGTTGCCCTGCTGGTCAACCTTGAAGCAACCATGCGTCCTCGAAACTACTTTACTTTTGAAGACAACCGGATGAAAATGCTCTGGAATTCTATTAATGGACTCGCGAACTCTTTCTGTGTATCTCCCGATGACCAATTGAGAACATGGACCCGCCGTTCTAACAATTGGTTCGAAATATAAGCCTGGATTCGTTGATGCCGATTGGTCCAAAAAAGGTGTTAATCTTAGGCTGAATAGCCCACTTTTGTCTTTACGAGATTGAATCACTTCCTCGCTAACAGGCTCGGGTATGGCAGCGTTGCGGGGGAGTTCCAAGCCCAGTAAATCCAGGGCAGGCTCCGGCTGATTGTTGCCGTACACAAAGTGGCGCACATGTTTGGGCACCATTTGCGACTCGTTGGGAGTAAGGGTTGAGACCTGCCCAGCTCCCCCGGGACCGTCGTTTTGTCCTAGTGTAAGTGTGATGGGAAGTTCGCTGACGAGATTGTTAACTGAAAGCGGGACCGAACTATTCTGGATCCCTTGGTCAAAGGGCGTAGTCCCTAGCATGTTTGCAGCTGTTGGCGCTCCGTTTTCATCGCGGAGTACACGGTCTCTGTCGCCGTTAacctcgtcgtcgtcaGAGCTCAGCTCCTCGATTGCGTTGGATTCCGCCATGTCCTCGCGTCCCTCGTTGGACCTCGCGAATGTCGCCGAGTTAAAAGGCTCCGTAGCGCGGGAAGGCCCGGTAGCGGCCATGTCTCCGTTGTTATTCAAGGGCTCCGTGGTCCCGGATGAGCCAGCAGGTATGGGTGCCATCCCGGGCCCGTTGGATCCTTGTCTGATGCCCATGGAGTTCAACAGGTTATTGATCGTAGACCCCCGTCTACTTCTAGAGCTTAAGCTATTGCGTGGAGATATGTTGACAACCATTTAAGCGCCTTTTGCTTATATTGTGTTCTTTGTCAGGAGCTAATCGCCTCAACTGAATTTGAGCAGAAGCGCAGCCTTAGACAAGTGGAAAGCTGAACGCCGTTTTTTTCGAAATACCTGCACCACACTTGATGAGTTCCGAGTTTCGAGCCCTGTTGACACTCGAGttatcttcttctttaACCAGAATTTGGCTGCGctcttccaacttcttgacgCTTGTAAATTTGCAAGACAATTTTTTTTAATATCAATCCAATTTTTTGTGGACTGCTTGGCACGtgttttgttgataatCGGAGCGACGCGCTGCTCACATATAAACAAACCAAAACTTCGTGCCATTGGTGCAGATCATTCATGTGAAATGAAGAGCTATAAAAAGAGAAGGTAAAAAGACTTAATGCGCAGCTCTGTAAAATGCGAAGTGGTTGTTAAGCTGCCGAGTAATACTAGCTCTCGGCGGCAGGAAGCCCGCACGCCGGCGGATTTAGCTTTCGATACCACGCAAGAAGGCATTAGTGGCTAATTCGTGAGATTTTGGTCTCTTTCTCATCCTTTTTTAAATAATGAGAAACAGTGCAAGAGTTACAATTGGGAGGGATGGGTATGAAATATCACAGTGGCAACACTTGAAATCGCCGAGTGATGGCTTCAATCTACGCAAATTGTATGATAGATCGGTTCAGCTTATAGGTAGTAGTCAAAGTATGCACAGTGTGTAAAGCGTTAGGAATTGATAAATGGACCTGAACTGTCGACGACAGGCCCAACATCACTTTGTCACCTCCTGGCGCGGACCCCATGAAATTAAAGCGTTTTCCGTCTTTGGCATCATGTACGTACAGATACCGCTTCATTTGACATGCATATAGTTTGGCTTAGGGCCATGAGTGGGCCGAGCGACTGCTGACACAAGGGTACCTCATTACTTAGTGGAGGggaagctcttcgagcaaCTTGGCTTTTCAAGTCCGCAAAAGAACTGTTTCCAAACCTTAAACTGCTTCCTTGACCTTCACGCTTCGATCTAGAGAAATATGGCGCCCATCGCTTGCCAACCCGGACATAAAATGACAGTATTAAGAAAACATTCTCCTGCAAGAAAGGATGTACGCTGCACCATCGTGATTGCTGCACCGAATTTGCATTCGGCAAGGATCGAATACGTGGACGCGTAAGGCAGCTTAAAGCACACATTGGCGGTAAGCGAACTGTTTCGGTAACATTATGTGAAACTGGTGTGAATGCATAACATAATCATGGTACATAGATATTGTAGCCTTTACTACAACCGAGAAGTTTTAGCAGTGACAATTTCGTCGTACAGCAAAGTGGTCAAAAATTCGCTGAACTTCTCGCCTCTGATTTCAGGCAGGAAGTACTTCGCGGCTAGCGCGAACTTGTTAGCGTCGCCAACAGGGCTCTTTTTAGAGAGCTCAGCGACCTGTTCCTCCAGAATGCGCTGTGTGAGGTCCGCAGTAACGACCTCGCCAGTGTCCTGCAATTTGACGCCGTGTTTGACCCATTGGTACAGCTGACAACGCGAGACCTCCGCGGTTGCAGCATCCTCCATCAGGTTGTTGATTGGCACACAGCCGGAGCCACGCAACCACGCCTCCATATATTGCAACCCGATAGACAGGTTCTGTCTAATGCCTGCCGTTGTGACAGCGCCGTTTGGAATGCGTGTGTTGAGAAGATCACTGGCGGCGACGTTCGCGGCAGGGATACTGTGAATTTGGTTGGCAGTGCCCATCTTGTCGAACACTTCGTTGCAGATCGCAGAGAGAGCGGGGTGGGCAACCCAGGAACCGTCGTGGCCCTTGGCCAGCTCGCGCTCCTTGTCGGCGCGGACCTTTGCCATTGCAGCGTCGTTGGCCGCGGTGTCGTTCTTGATTGGGATTTGGGCAGCCATACCGCCCATGGCGTGCACGCCACGGCGGTGGCAGATCTCGATTAAGCGGCGTACATAGGCGTCCATGAAGGGCGCGGTCATGGTCACGTGGTCACGGTCGGGCAGAACGTGAGCGGGGTCGTTGCGGAGGCGCTTGATCACGCTGAAAATGTAGTCCCAGCGACCGCAGTTCAGACCTGCAGAGTGCGCGCGCAGCTCGAAGATGATCTCTTCCATCTGGAAAGCGGCAGGCAGTGTCTCGATCAACACTGTTGCGCGCACCGTTCCACG
Encoded here:
- the AZF1 gene encoding Azf1p (weakly similar to uniprot|P41696 Saccharomyces cerevisiae YOR113W AZF1 Zinc-finger transcription factor involved in induction of CLN3 transcription in response to glucose genetic and physical interactions indicate a possible role in mitochondrial transcription or genome maintenance); this translates as MEKQESETNLQQRSTATMPPPPAPVGGGPGMPPRADSISMYTNFNAPRPSTDASLSSFLNITEGQNQNAGPGPSQSLQQSQQRPLNHLQQSQQQPQSQQAQAQQGSSQAPRPDFGPYSRGYSIISNFWPGSSSAGPNHGPPAPHEAGGQFTTTRRQSEQLEPFMPRFKTPSFSSGRSGSNQMQQPPVPPPSGRGSDLLIPGSKRNSIFFGGTDPSDIDFFNPGKRDSQVMMRPPHILPQRNSSSGILGIPRTGNSLNGTGTGDAGVPPPAGDSDLDAIFNQGLNSRKNSMKFSADDFDFDFKRRDSSLRGTLDNNAYVPSAPLIPNSAKPTGMNDLNAKKNSGRDSPTHKAADEDVEARIHKHLTPMLQGDNNEATLKHEDDGSKKRRKVDEKPSTEKSDSMKNLMNYLEPRDPLLVSDDGRPLLGATKVDQLMLMIQARKKGVTDRIPRSADGSLLLEDAPSIIPPASELVGGVEKPKARGAKQHECPYCHKCFTQSTHLEVHVRSHIGYKPFQCEYCGKRFTQGGNLRTHVRLHTGEKPYECEKCGRRFSRKGNLAAHRLTHENLKPFHCKLDGCNKSFTQLGNMKAHQNRFHLQTLNELTQRLAEMDPNENIAPAEKELLDYFADLYKNSNRGIKGRGKGNTRVAPAVIAPTMKTPQDAPTNQSLTKVRNQDASLVAAKALDPTKPLHPASHSDLTYNMCAPRNDGNAPIPQEPRSDPASTASVPETNEFTFALDQDMKVEPNASFHNNTNGNSDVHFKNVSFHS
- the CIM1 gene encoding mitochondrial HMG-box protein CIM1 (similar to uniprot|Q12219 Saccharomyces cerevisiae YOR114W Hypothetical ORF), with protein sequence MRISLSLNAFVSPISVTSRKSFEKLDKTPSTVFQYYYQLQLKSLNRSGLPADILEPVNTGHNSLRRYVRKEWESLSMSKKRVYHALYFHFIKLNYKELAPEEFAKRLELPIPISSEYLLFRNKFKLEFDRIWKEQCKKDHHGRSRRIYLRTGPSNLLKASRTIKGTESGFDYDSTRQFQEMCRQCRKVWRDKVTSDQKAQMVEILQKNRQEFKLKLEQEVKILDSLQNALQKYLAGPSAKISTALDFERPVTQSHHSVIALLLATGKKD
- the TRS33 gene encoding Trs33p (similar to uniprot|Q99394 Saccharomyces cerevisiae YOR115C TRS33 Component of the targeting complex (TRAPP) involved in ER to Golgi membrane traffic), with protein sequence MGDSGLASEVNEHQRLQLQFQLFQESLPKVDETIYRMLLNEAVPLAISVEKSLTHHKEDATGQLEAELDSKLALESQQGDASHKLLKDYLAADQDQQTRIKTRLENIGFQLGQKLSQLLIFSNNPNLSFKDMDLLSVMKFVCRDVWKQVFGKQIDNLKTNHRGTFYLLDYNYKPIEPFTLEEDLSDQEQKLIEPFLHVPCGMIRGVLASLGFEKEGQVTCQATLVDPPDSKQAGAGTFTKSVSFNVQVLVGR
- the BZZ1 gene encoding Bzz1p (similar to uniprot|P38822 Saccharomyces cerevisiae YHR114W BZZ1 SH3 domain protein implicated in the regulation of actin polymerization able to recruit actin polymerization machinery through its SH3 domains colocalizes with cortical actin patches and Las17p interacts with type I myosins) is translated as MSSELSIGNEIKDGHKETYKWVLNNIKWLSELEAFYRDRAKLEKEYSEKLTHLAKEYFGKKSASTVSLSVGDMPTTTPGSLEAASLVAWNEVLSQTEMISKDHNQLSQEFEFQVADQIVALSKKCELLLTSINGFNTELTEKRDKAYSNLDKAKKTYDEKCVQMESARAKQTKTSSDKARRKADEREHEMNIAKNHYLITISQANRIKDKYYFQDVPEVLDLLQDLHESRTRVMNSIWISAGAVEREMNKRIDSRLTTVDSVVSQNKANLDTTMFVKHNLKEWKEPPDFQYVPSSVWHDDEHFVVPSNIELQDLKVRLAKAQQLYDQMNSFSQSEISGLSSLNKQKKEIKAQENVDAQSLLALLTKYTNVVSSYTSHETFKVEAEVEIESIQNNVAEEHDLNTEDIDLSNLRKKSGVFNRFKKSLTISSDKKSTHQDGGDAVSVLSSESKAKHHNRFSLFKGRDRAQSSASGASEVTSSNMNSIQDSSEHNKNRVLFQYQKQDNDEVSVSPGNAISLLTADSGSGWTRIKNDSTGEAGLVPTSYIEINEKPRSSAPRAPPPRKSGNAARTVKALFDYEAQGDDEISIRQGDLISVLKADDGSGWTYGELNGQKGLFPTNYCQ
- a CDS encoding uncharacterized protein (similar to uniprot|P53925 Saccharomyces cerevisiae YNL115C Hypothetical ORF), with amino-acid sequence MSAAEPNHGVSSGERNNLTGQGAEDRQAQQGLPGTYGHRANENEPLLRETQAKPSHRSIGQVPTDGHLPNEIEGSQGRQFKTRQKYRVFVQDSKIILNVLIFINLVWLITTFIMDYFFNIGFLHFSKRLTSFNDLCLIFVSIVANSVNLWSNRVGLYSTLDQGLNVVLFFMTLFNLFLTLIIGYTRRRLGFVGAFTYIWAALTFFAGAVLDWYLYYYFKEFHAAEEEIEESPSPSGSRHTMKEWVSIGARNFVKCAIFVFYVFFTLNTLLYTIDVGRVTRGVKDVSAKASASYDAFHWVDKEHTYQLHITCYGDFSATDEDRQPVILFDHGSLDTAFLSATWIQELYHLNRVERYCTYERPGYGLSDSAPAPISIAMVADALSYALIKDAKIKGPFTTVGYDIGGLFTQVFTAKNLDKVESMLLVESWHEDILLKNYLQRLLPPDNDSKDPDDISKLPIEIKRHNGFKLWWQGIWSTLGIKLQTSWLLAHHGSKERILGRDMQYQGKFIRAKFLESVTSSLLSYKDVLNSKEKLKDVKTSVASSNQLIKKSPQWGNWQRDITRISSKTQEWKILNGGHEVYKFGSAKQELQDVLLRLIGDKDRY